In Spirosoma sp. KUDC1026, the sequence CCGCCTTTCTGCTCGGCAATCCGGGCCGCAATGTTGCCGTAGGGCATCACGATAATCATCGGTTTGGCTTTTCCGGCAGCAATCAGGTTGTCGAGAATCAGGTTCGTCCGGCCCACCTTGAAGAAGGTTTCTTCGGTGTCGGTGGTCCCGCTGATGAGGTAAAAAACAGGGTACTTCTGACCCGGATTCTTGTCGTAGCCCGGCGGGGTGTACACCACCAGCGAGCCCGTCGTTCCTTCCACTGAGGGATAATATTCGTAGTTTACCGACCCGTGGGGTACGTCCTGCAAGCTATGAATCAGGGGCGTCTCACCGGGGATGTCGACCAGGCTGGCCTTGAAACGTTCGTTCGGAAAAAAATCCTCGTTGGCCGGGTCCATCACCGTCACGCCGTCGACCTGAAAGCTGTACGGATAAATGTCGGGTTTGATGGGTTGCGTCGTCACGCTCCAGATACCCTGCGCGTCTTTGGTCATGGCAAGCGGGGCTTTCTCAAACTGCGCGCTCAGCTTTACGTCGGTAGCCTTCGGAGCGAGGTACCGGAACGTAACGGACTTGTCGGCGTTGACCTGTGGCGACACGACCAGCGGCCCCCTCGGCGGCTGGCCAAACGCGACGCCGGCTAACAACGTCAGGACGGCACTTAGTCGAAATGAGATGGACATGTATTTTAGGGTTTATGTAGTAAGGGCACTTACGGCTGTCACGAAGTCGTCAGCAGGCATATCAAAAAAGAGCTGACACTTTAGAATGACATATGCATCCCGGACGTCACTTGATCCAGTTATTCCGCTTCATCCAGTCGAAGAGTGGGTCGATCCAGCTAGGTTGACGAAAAATAAAACCGTGATCGCCTTTCGGATAGATGTGCATCTCGACGGGGATCTTCTGGTGCCGCAGTTTTTCGAAATACACAATGCTATTGTCGACGTCGACCACCTTATCATCGGCCGCGTGGGTCAGGTACGTCGGGGGCGTGTTGGCCCGTATCTGCAATTCATTAGAGTAAAGCTCGACGCTTTGCTGCGACGGGTTCTTGCCGAGCAGATTATCCCGTGAGCCCCGGTGTGCCAGGCTATCCCGCAGGCTGATTACGGGGTATACCAGCACCTGAAAGTCGGGGCGCAGGCTGGTGTTTTGGGGGTTGTCGATCAGCGCTTTTTCGAAATGCGTTGCTTCGGTCGACGCCAGGTGACCACCCGCCGAAAAGCCCATAATACCGATTTTCCCCGGATCGATACCCCACTGAGCAGCGCCCTCACGCACCCGTTTAATGGCCTGCTGCGCGTCCTGCAACGGTCCGATGGTTTTGTCGACCATACTGGAATCGCTGGGTAGCCGGTACTTGAGTACGAAAGCCGCCACGCCTTTCTGAACCAGCGCTTTCGCCGTACCGATTCCCTCGCCCTGGTACACAACAACGCTGTATCCTCCGCCGGGAATAACGACCACCGCCGTACCAGTGGCAATGGCTTTGTCGGGCAGGTAGACTTCCAGCGTCGGCTTAGTAATGCCCCGGAACACGCCCGGCGACGACTGAACTTCCTTCACCGACGATGGCTTTGCGTTGGGTACGTTACCAGCGTACAAGGGAATGATTTTCTGCGCCTGGGTAGACAACCCGGCCGCAAGCAACAATACTGAAAACAGACAGGTCTTTTCCATAGAAACAGGGCAGCTATTTATCGGCTTTGATGGTGTAGCCCAGCAAGGTCAGCATCTGATTGGCGTACTGTTTCCCCAGCTCCCGATAACCGGCTGCATTGAAATGCAGGTTATCGGCCGAATCCGTGCAACCCGCCGACGAGATGACGTGGGCCGTTGGAATGGTCTGGGGCAGCGTGGCGATAATCTTATTCATGCTCGCGCAGATACCCCCCTGATCAGCGTTGACCGTTTCGCCGGCCAGCAGCGGCACAGAGTTGGGCGGCAGGTTCAGATCGGCCAGGAGGTTGTCGTAGACCTTTTTCACCTTCTTTGTCCACAGCGAATCATTGGTATTCGATTCGCCCTGATGCAGCAGGATGCCTTTAATCACGCCGTCCTGCTGCGCCAGCCGGGCCATTTCCACGAGTCGTCCGTACGGATTCCCGCCATATTCGCCGATGAAATTCTTCATCCAGCCCGGCACCGTTGCCGCGTAAGCCTCGTAATGATCTTTGTCGAACAGTTCGATTTTGCACCCACCCACGGCTACGTCGACTACACCCACCCGTGTGTTTGCCGGCAGGTACGTCAGCAGGGTACGCCCGAAGTAGTCGGCGGGGGTTAGGCCGGTGCGGCAGCGGCACAACGGGGGAATAGCCGTGTACCAGTTTCCTTTCGTCCGGCCGAGGTCGGGGCAGTCGACGGCTTCCAGCACCTGAAACCGGGGATCTACGCCGACCGTATCCTGCGGCTCAAACCGGGCATTCCCTTCCATGTTCGACTGACCCAGGCAGAGATAAACGTGAAAATTCGGGTCCTGCGCAAAGGCATTCAGCCCCAGTAGCAGCAGTCCGGTCATTGCCCATCCCATCACGAATTTGTTTAGTCTGCTTATCCGGGTCATTCGTATTGGATTTAAAGGTTATTTGAGAATCTTATTTATCCCGGCACCGGGCCGAGCGGCCGGCGCCGGGATAAATAAGGCGGTTTTACTACGATCGTCTGGAGTCATTTTCAGCTCTGCCTACACAATCTGAAGCGGAAGTGCTGTGTCGTTTGCCAGGCGATCGGGAATGGTTACATGCAGGCCGTCTGCTTTCCGCGTAAACGCCAGTTTCTGGTTGCTTCCGGCTACTGATACGTTGGTAATGGCTTTTGGATGGTACGCACTATCCGTCGCGAGCGATTTGATGACGACCGTTTCTCCGCTGGGTTTCCCCATCAGGATGGCGTACAAACGGTCTTTCTTTGTCGTAAACCGAACGTCCTCGGCCGTAAATGGCTTGTCTTTCCCTTCGTTGAAACCCTGCGCAACCGGGGCCGCAGCCCCCTCCAGAGCTGGTCCTTCCCCGAAGATTTTCCAGGGGCGCGTATCGTAAATGCAGTCGCTGTATTGCTGCATCCAGTCGGTGATGCCGGCTACTACCTGACGTTCTTTCTCATCGATGGAGCCGTCCCCCCGTACCGGAATGTTCAGCAGTAGATTTCCATTTTTACTAACCACGTCGACCAACGTGTGAACGACAGTTTTCGCGGTTTTGTAGCGATCCTTGTCGTACACATCGCGGTTGTAGTGCCAGTCGCCGATGCAGGTATCCGTTTGCCAGACAAACGGTTCGATTTTGTTGCTGTGGCCGCGTTCCACGTCCCAGACCATGCATTTGCGCTGCGCTTCGTCCAGCACTTTCCCATTCAGCACCGCTTCCAATCGTCCGCCGTGACGCTTCATGTTGTGGTTGTAAAAGTGAGCCGCAATCTGTAGACCGATGTCGTTGATCGGGTGAAAAGGCAGCACCGTGTCGTCAAAATACAACAGGTCGGGATTGTAGTGATTGATCAGGTCGAGAGTACGGTTCAGAAATTTTCGGCAGTAGGCGGCACTCGGCACCGATGCCCCGTTACCCCATTCCCACTGTTTATGGATAGACGACGGTTTTTCGGCACCAACGCTCAGGGGGTGCTGCTGGGCGTACAGCTCCTGCGGATCGAGCCCATCCCACCACTTGCCCTTTCCCTGCTGCCGGGTAACGTTGCCGTCGAAGGCTACGTTATTTTTATCGGTTAGTTGCGACGGTTCCAGCCACGACCAGGTATGCGACGCGTGTACGCTGACCCCAAACGGCAGATCGTTGGCGCGGGCTGCCCGCACCCAGCCACCAATCACGTCCTTCTTTGGCCCTAGCTTCGTTGCGTTCCAGTTCTTTTGGTACTTGCTGTCGTAATTGTCGAAGTTGTCATGGTGGTTGGCCATCGCAAAAAAGTACCGGGCACCGGCTTTTTTGTAGAGCCCCACTAGTTCGTCAGGGTTCCACTTTTCCGCTTTCCACTCATTGATGACATCCTTAAAACCAAACTTCGACGGATGGCCGTATTTTTCGAGGTGATACTTGTACTGGCGGCTCCCCTCCTGATACATACCCCGGGCGTACCAGTCGCCGGCTTCGGGTTGGCACTGTGGTCCCCAGTGCGCCCAGATACCGAACTTGGCATCCCGAAACCAGTCGAGCGTCTTATACTGTGCCAGTGAGTCCCAGGTCGGCTTGAACAGCCCCGTTGTTATAGGCTCATCCGAAATGATGGTTTGATTACGGAAAAGTCTGGTCAGGTCATTTCGGAACCTGATTGCTGGCAGGGCCAGTGCTAATTGTTTAATCGTCTCCCGTCGATTCATGTACTACTGAGTTTAGTTATGTAGTAAACCATTGACTAATGGTTTACTTAGACGAGGTTAACTTATCGCTAATCTGAAAATAATCAAAATCAGCGTACCCGCCCGGCGTTTGCGTGGCGTAGTTGAACAGGCCAAAGCGGTAGCCCATGAAATGCGGAATGGTGTATGGCATTTTGATCGGTTCCCCAATGGCGGTCCACGTTTTGCCGTCGAGGCTATAAAAGAAACGGCCGGTGTCTTTGCGGTCGCGGAAGTCGCATTCAGCTTTCAGGTAAACAACCGATACCGACAGCGGCACCCGCTGCATCTCCACGGCTTTGCCCGACGCAGCACTGACCATCACGATGGCCCGGGTTCCGCCGGTTTGCTTCACCCCCACCAAACCGTATTGCTTCTGCAACAGGCTTAGCCCCGCGAAGTCACCGTCGATTAGCTTCGACACGTCGAGCCGGGTTGAGCCGGTGCATTGAGGGCCGATGGTCCGCTGTGTCAGCGTGTTGCGGGCGGTTACGAAGGACGTATCAGTCCGGCCGGTTTTCAGGCGCAGAAAACCCTTCCGTTCCGAAACGGACCACAGCGCATTATCGGGGTTATGATTCCACTGCCACACAAGTGGCAGCGTCGGGTCGCCCTTTTTGCGGGTAAACTCATCCGACGCGACGATACCGGGAATCAGCCCAGTGCTGGCAGGCAGGTCAAGCGTCTGCGGCACTTTCCCGTCGACACCCAGCACGGGCCAGCCATCTTTCCACGTCACCGGCACCAGGTACGGAATGCGCCCCACACCCCCGAAGTCGCGGAACAGGTACGAAAACCACCGACCGTCGGGCGTATCGATCAGGCCACCCTGCGCCACGCCCAGATCCTGCAAGCCGATCCGGCCTTCCCAGGGACCGGCGAGTTGATCGGCGCGGTGGATCACCACAGTCCGCATGCCGCCCTGTGGCCAGGTGATGTTGAAGAGATAATATTTGCCGTTTACCTTGAGCAGTTGCGACCCTTCGGCGGGCAGCCCCCGGCCCGTACCCGACGGTTCACTGGCATTCTCGATGAGCACCCGCTCGGTACCCGGTTTCACGCCCGACACGTCGGCATTAAGTTCGACAATGCGGAGTTTACCCGCGCCGTAGACCATGTACACCCGGCCGTCGTCGTCAAAAAACAGGCTGTGATCGTGGAAGGAAGGCTTGAACGACACGGCTTTCCACGGGCCTTTCTCGATGTTTTTCGTGGCGTAGATGTGCGTCCGGCCCGTTGTCTGGGCGAAGGTAGTGGCGTAGTAGGTACCGTTGTGAAAACGCAGGCTACTCGCCCACGAACCCCGCCCGTAGGTGCTTTGGCCGTTGGTCAGGTTCATGGCGTCGACGGTGGCCAGCGTGTCGTAGGCGTAACTGACCAGCTTCCAGTTAACCAGATCCGTCGATTTCATAATCGGCAGGCCCGGACTCAAATGCATGGTCGTGCTGCTCATGTAGTAGGTCTTGCCCACCCGGATCATGGCCATGTCCGGCACGTCGGCGAAAATGATCGGGTTGGTCGCTTTCTGCGCCAGGGCCGACGTACCTACCAGCAGCCCTACCCAGAGCAGCATCGTTCGGCAAAAACCGGGTTGTAGTGGGGTCATGTACTTGTGTTGGTTTAGGAAGGTGGGGTTACTCGAAAACGGCCACAAAGCCATCATTACCCGTCAGTTGCACCGGCATGATACCGTTGGCCGGAACGGTCATCGCCCGGACATCGAAGGCAGGATTGTCGCTATCGGACGGAACCGACGTGAACACCCGGCCTTTCCGGTTTTTCAGAAATGACAGATCGACCGATAGTGCCTTGTCGGTTTTTTCGCCGTTGACACCCGCTACGTACCATTTGTTGCCGGTCTTCCGGGCGATGATGAGCTGCTTGCCGGGTTCGCCGTCGATAAACCGCACGTCGTCCCAGCTATTGGGCAACTGCCGGAGAAACTCCTTCACGTCAGCCGGTACGTGCGTCATGCCGTCGGCCGTTTCGGCAAAATGCTGAATCCCCGACAGGAACAGTACCGACGTTGCCAGTTCAAAGGCCGGGGTAGTAGCCCGTTTGATGCGCGGAATTTTGTAGAGGCACATGGGCGTAAAATCCATCGGGTCGAAGGCGTTGCGGATCATGGCGCAGTTGATCATGTGCGCCGGGGCCGCGTTGGCGGTCTGCTGGCTGAACGTAATCATTTCGTAGCCATGCACGGCTTCGGTCGTCATCAGGTTCGGGTACGTACGGGCCAGCCCGCGCGGCAGGGTCGCCCCGTGAAAATTGATTAGAATCTGGTACGCAGCCGCGTCAGTCAGGATGTCTTCGTAGTAGTTGATCATCGACTGACCGTCGCCCCCGAAGAAGTCGATCTTGATGCCTTTGATGCCCATGTCGCGGAGCCGGGCAAACTCCTGCACCCGGCTCTCGTGGGTCAGCAGCTTGTTGCGGGGCGTAAACGGCACCGTGTTCCAGCTCCCGGCCGAGTTGTACCAGAGCAGCATGCCGACGCCCTTCGTTTTGGCGTAATCGGCCAGCACCTTCACCGAATCGTAGCCGATGCTTTTGTCCCAGTTCGCGTCGATCAGGCAGTACTGCCAGTGCATATCAGCAGCATAGTCGACGTATTTTTTCTGCACCGGATAGACGGTTGCCCCGTCTTTTTCGAGCACCCAGCTCCACGACGCTTTACCGGGTTTGATAAATGACGCGTCCATTTTCCGCGCCGGCCGCGCCAGGTCGGTACCCAGCGTCGATTCCATTACCGTTTTCAGATTGCCTACCACCAGAATCCGCCAGGGCGTCTGCCAAGGGAGCGTCGATTCAGGGTTCAGCGCGCCATTCTCGATTTTCTCGGGCGTCTGCGGGAAGTTGATCCGGTACTCGCCCCCCGGCGACTGCTGTTGCAGGGCCGTGCCGCAGTAATGCCGTCCCAGGTCGGCTTCAGTCAGCATTACCCACGTCTGGTTGTGGCGGAACAGGGCCGGATAAATCCAGCCGTTCTTACCGGGCGCGGGCGTACCAACGGGAATATCCATTTTGTAATGGGCCTCGTACGACGGATTCGAATGCTCAAACCCCGACTGGGCTTCCGTTTTTTCCTGCATCCACGCCCGCGTGCCTTCGTTGAAGTGGAAGGTCGTGGCTTCAGCAGTAATCTTTTTGACGTCGGTCGACCGGTCCGGGAACTCGTACCGGAAGGCAAGCCCGTCGTTCGAGACCCGGAACACAATATTCATCCGCTGTCCGCCTGCGGTCTGGGTCTCGACGGTACGCTGGGTGGCCGTGTAGCGGATGTTTTTCTTCTTGGCGTTGACCATCGTGTAGTTGTCCGTGATGGTCGTGGGTGCCGATACGCGCAGCAGTTTCAGCCCTTCGGAAAAATCAGCGTCCTCGCGCACCAGCCCCAGCGCCGACGGCGCCAGCACCGATTCGCCTTTGTAGCTGACGGCATACGTCAGCCGGGCCGGGTCACAGGTGGCGACGATCTGCTTGTCGGGGCTGCTGATGGTGTACGTCGATTGTGCGTACGTTCGTGCCGCCCCGCCGAGCAACAGACCCAGCGCTGCCAGTGCCAGCCAGCTACTCCGCGAGCGGAATTTATTCGGTTTACGATCTTGATAAACAGACTCTTTCATAGCGTTCAGGAATAATTACGCCCACTTATGGCGGGGCAGAAAGCCGTTACTCAAGCGGCCCGATGAGTTCGATAAACGTACCGTCAGGGTCCTGCACCAGTACGAAATGCGCCTTGTCGTTGAGGGGTATCGGCGTGCTGCCCCGGAACGATACGTTCATCTTCGTCAGCCGGTCGATGATCGGTTTGAGTGCCTTCACGTTGATGGTGATGTACTGCATGCCGGTGTCGTCCTGAATGAATTTCGGTCTGGGGTGGCCCGCTTTTTTGCCGAAGCTCATCAGCTTCCAGTCGGTAGCGTCGGGACTGTTTTCCAGTTTCAGGATAGTCACCTGCGTCGGGGTTCCATTGGCCAGCCCCGACCGTTTCGAAAACTCGTCGTTGATGGTGAAAGTCCCGGTTTTAACCATGCCAATGCCGTTGACATAGAAATCGAGCGATTTGTCAATGTCAGCCACGACCACGCCGACACCGATCACTTTACTGGTAAAATTGGACTGGGATACGCCGAAGTGGCTTAGCAGTAAGCTAAACAGTAGGGCGAAAACGGTTTTCATATGGGAGTAATTTATAAGCTTACCTGCTCAGGTTAAGAGACTCTTCAAACGTGTGCTTCAATTTATCCTGTCACTCCGTTTCTGTCATCCCGACGTCAGGAGGGATCTTCGGGCGTAGCAATCAAAACCCCTACTACCGAAGATCCCTCCTGACGTCGGGATGACAGAAAGGCAACTGTTAATCAAATCCTCTACGACTCCTTTTTCACTAACCGGACGAAATACACCGGACCGGCAGCACTCTGTGGCAGGGCCTGAAACTTCACCCGGACAGCCTTCTTCCCTTGTACCATCGACGCCGGGATGGGGTACGTTATGTCCTTAAACGCCGACTGATTCCAGCGCCCCGTATTGTCTTCCGTCACGAGTTTCTGGTCATCGATGTAGATGTCGAATTTGTGGTTGCCCCACTCCGCTCCCCAGTACCGAACCATCAGACTTAGATCCGTAGCGTCCTCGGTCGCCAGGTTATAGCTGAAATAGCCGCCGTTACTCGCGTCGCGCCAGAACGCATCCTGCGATGACCCTTTCCGCGACTTCTCACTTTGCATGGCATGGTCAACTTCGGGTTGCTGCTCACCGGGGGCAACCGCGTCAACGGTGCGTTTTTGCAGCGCCAGCTTTTCGCGTTCAATACCAGCGATGGAGTCGAGATACGTCCGGTAATTGGCGTTGCTCAGGGCCATCCAGTACATCATGTAGCGGGCGTCGTGGATACGGTAAAACGGCTCCAGCACCAGATTCGACGCGTTGACCAATCGCTGTTTCGGCAGCGTGTACGTCAGCGACTTCCCAGCTACCGGCACCAGTTCATTAGTGATAGCTGACGAATTATCGGCAACGAGAATCGGGGCTTTGTCGACGGGCAATCGTTCGCCACCGGCGATGTGCCCCCAGCGGCTATCGTCGGCCAGCAGCCCCTTCATGTTCTCGGTTCCGGTTTTGGCACCCAGCAGAATCGGGCCGTGCAGAATCGCGACGTAATTGGGTACGTTGGGCATCTGTTCCAGCGTGTTATGCATTGGTAAGGAAACCGTTAGCACATCGCCTTTTTTCCAGCTTCGTTTCACCGCAACGTATGATCCCGGCTGCGCTGAGTAAGCCACATTCTTCCCGTTGACGGCCAGTTTCAGCGCCCCGGCCTTAACCCACGACGGATATCGAATCAACATTGGAAACGTACCAGTCCCCTCGGTGATAGTCAGTTTGGTCTGCTCTTCATCCGGGAAACGGGTCGTCTGCCGCAGTTTGATTTTCTTGTCGCGCCAGTTCAGCTCCGACGCCACGAACAGGTTCACAAACAGTGAGTCGTGCTGATGGGTGTAGATGAACTGCCCGTACTTGCCGTGATTTTCCATACCGCTTCCCACGCAGCACCACATGGCTTCGTCAGGCGTCGAATAGACCCGGTAATGGCGCGGCCGAGCCGGCGTGAAGTAGACGTACCCCCCGTTATCGGGGTGCTGCGTCGACAGGATGTGGTTGAACAGCGCGCGTTCGTAAAAGTCGACGTACCGGGCGTCCGGCTTCGCGCGAAAAACGTCCTCCGTCAGTTTCAGCATGTTATACGTATTGCACGACTCCGGCCCCTCTACGTCGCTGACGAAATCGGTACTGGCCGCTTTGCTGGGAAAAAACTCGCGCCGACTGTTGCCCCCCAACGCCAGACTTCGGCGCTGCGTAACGGTCTCCCAGAAAAACGTACCCGCTTTGGTGTACTGATCATCGTGCGCCAGCTCACCAATGCGGTGAAACCCAATGGCTTTGGGTACCTGCGTGTTGGCGTGCTTATTATCCAGATTGTCTTTACCGACGGCCATCGGATCGAGGAGTTGGTGGTGCGAAAACCGTCGGGCCGCCGTCAGGTACTTCTCGTTACCGGTCATCTGATAGGCGTCGGCAAACATCTCGTTCATACCGCCGTGTTCTGTGTTCAGCATCGACTCCATTTGCGCATCCGACAGAGCCGACGTGATGTTGATTCCCCAGTCGCAGAAGTTCAGAAATATCGCTTTCGCGGTTTCGTCGCCGGTGTAGAGCCAGGCGTCGCGCAGGCCGCTGTACAGTTTATGGACGTTGTACCACGGCACCCAGGCGTCGTGGTACGCCTTAAAATCGCCCGTTTTGAACGTCGACCAGACGGTTTTGCTATCGGGAACGCCCCCCACGTAGCCCACGCCCCAGCCCGGATTGTTTTTCGCGCTAGCTTCCTGACAGGCCTTTAACTCCGCCAGCATATAGGCCATACGCTTTTGGCAATCGGCGTTACCCGTAGCCGCGTTCATCGCCAGCGCCGACAGGTAATGGCCACCGACGTGCCCATCCAGCCCCGCCCAGTTTTTGTAGTCGGCGGCTTTCGACGGCAGTCCGGCTTCCTTGCGAAACGGAGCCAGCAGCCGATCAACGTCGTATTTGAGCAGCGTTTGCACGTTCAGGTCCTGAGCATGCTTGAACGGCCCGTCGAGCAGCGTTACGTCGCGCAGCGGAAACTCATTGGTATACAGCTGACTCTGCGCATTCGTGTCATAAGCACACAAACTAAGACAGGCACAGATCAGCCCAACAAAAGAGCGGGTCATCGTTGATTGCGTATTAGTTATTTACTGAAGAGCACTTTTTGTCATCCCGACGCAGGAGGGATCTTCGCTAGAAGCAAGAGAGGCCGCCTGTTAGCGAACCGGGCCGCCGGAGCGGATCCCTCCTGCGTCGGGATGACAAAAAACCACGGAGACAAAAACAATCCCCTACTTATACATCGGGTCGTTGCCGCTGTACCGCAGATAGTTAAAAGACGCGCTGTTGTCTGAGTTACTTCCCGACGAGGTCGCGTACATCCCGAATACGCAACCGATGAAGCCCCCCGCCACCTGTGTACTCAGAAATTTCCCGTCGATCCTGTCTTTCAGTAGCTTCCAGTCGTTCGGTTTGTCGGCCACGTAGAAATCGTAGGCATCACCTTTGGCGTCGATACGGAGCATCACCTTCTTCGCGTCGGCGGCAACGGGCGTCTGGGCGAGCAGCTCCAGGTTTTTGTCGTTGGTGCTCTTGAAGAGCTGCACCACGGGCTTACCCTGATCGGTCGATTTGGCCAGGAAATAGAAGTGTTTCTCGTCCTGAAAAATCACCAGCCCCGCTTTTTCGTCGGCCGATTTAGCCGTGAAATCCAGCGCGGTTTCGGCGGAACAGTTCAGGTGCTGCTGCCGCTTGCCGATGAAGGCCGGGTTACCCGCTTCCGAAATGGTTTCCGGCTTGAGTTTCATCGTCAGCCCATTGGCTTTGCTGAAGCTGAACGACTTGTCGTCGCGGGTACGCAGGAACAGCAGGGCCGGATCGAGCGTCTTATCGAAGTTAATCGTGTAAGCGAAGTTGCCGTTCTGGGGACGGGCGTCTTTCTGCTTTACCTCCTTGAAGTTGCCGACGTAGCTATAGGCAATGGGTTTCTCGCCATGTTCGATCATGGGCCAGTCATTGGTCCAGGTTAGGGGAGCGATAAACGTTTCGCGACCGGTGTTGTAGTAGTTGCCCTCGTACGGCCGAACCGCTAGAAAAATCGAATACCACTTACCATCTGGTCCCTCCACAAACTGCGCGTGCCCCGCCGACGTGATTGGATCTTTGCGGTCGGCGGGTAATCCCCGCTGCGTCAAAATTGGGTTCCCCTCGTAGGGTACGTACGGGCCCCAGACGTCTTTGCTCCGCAGCACGACCTCCGAGTGGTTGACCGACGTACCGCCCTCAGCCGCGTAGAGGTAATACCAGTTGTTCCGCTTCATGATGTGCGGACCCTCGATCCAGACGGGTTTCTTGCTCAGATCGACCCCGCCGTTGACGAGTTGTTTTTCCTCGCCTAAAACCTTCAGGTTTTTAGCGTCGAACTCGTACATCCGAATCGTCCGATGGCCTGGATAGAGCGGCTTACGGTCGGGGGCGTCGCTATTGTAGAGGATGTACGCCTTGTCGGTCGACTCGTCGAAATACAACGACGGGTCAATACCCTTTACCTCCGGCAACTTCACCGGATTACTCCACGGTCCCGCCGGATTCTTTGCCGTTACCACGAAGTTACCATCATGGTCGATGTCGGTGCAGGTGATGTAGAAGGTGCCTTTCGAATAACTGATACCCGGCGCAAACAGACCCCGCGTCATGCGTTCGCCCATAAAGTCCATCTGCTCGGGCCGGTCGATGACATTACCAATCTGCTTCCAGTTTTTGAGGTCTTTGCTGTGCAGCACCGGGATGCCGGGGAAGTACGAAAAGGTGGAATTGATGAGGTAATAGTCGCTGCCCACCTTCACGATGCTGGGATCGGGATAAAACCCCGTCATAATGGGGTTGACTAGCGTCGTTGTCTGCGCCAGCGATACCTGGCTCATGCCGGCGAGCAGTGCCGCACAGAATGCCGTAATAATGCGTTTTTTCATAAGGGTTTGGTCAGGTTTGTATGCGTTTTTGGGTCAGTTTTTTTGTCATCCCGACGTTAGGAGGGATCTTCGGCAGGAACGATTAAAACTGCCTATACCCGAAGATCCCTCCTAACGTCGGGATGACAAAAAACGTTGGTGATAAGTCATGAATGACAGAAAAGCTATTCCAGAATATCTTCATTCAAAAAGCGCCATTCGGGGTTAATAGACTGAATCAATTCTATTTTCTTCTCTCTCCGCCACCCTTTAATCTCTTTCTCCCGGTCGATTGCATTCCGAACGTATTGGTGGTGTTCCCAGTAGACGAGCCGATGGCAATAGAATTTACCCGCAAA encodes:
- a CDS encoding alpha/beta hydrolase; this encodes MSISFRLSAVLTLLAGVAFGQPPRGPLVVSPQVNADKSVTFRYLAPKATDVKLSAQFEKAPLAMTKDAQGIWSVTTQPIKPDIYPYSFQVDGVTVMDPANEDFFPNERFKASLVDIPGETPLIHSLQDVPHGSVNYEYYPSVEGTTGSLVVYTPPGYDKNPGQKYPVFYLISGTTDTEETFFKVGRTNLILDNLIAAGKAKPMIIVMPYGNIAARIAEQKGGAKPADPTVRDGADAVKRANDFGQDLTGNVIPYVEKNYRTVANKENRAIGGFSRGGGQTLRTAFGNLDKFAWVCSYSSYLSPQEMDGSFSQIGGNPDKTNKQLKLLWVSVGSDDFLYKGTTEFMDYLKAKKVAYKSLITDGGHTWMNVKKYVADTAPLLFR
- a CDS encoding alpha/beta hydrolase, with the translated sequence MEKTCLFSVLLLAAGLSTQAQKIIPLYAGNVPNAKPSSVKEVQSSPGVFRGITKPTLEVYLPDKAIATGTAVVVIPGGGYSVVVYQGEGIGTAKALVQKGVAAFVLKYRLPSDSSMVDKTIGPLQDAQQAIKRVREGAAQWGIDPGKIGIMGFSAGGHLASTEATHFEKALIDNPQNTSLRPDFQVLVYPVISLRDSLAHRGSRDNLLGKNPSQQSVELYSNELQIRANTPPTYLTHAADDKVVDVDNSIVYFEKLRHQKIPVEMHIYPKGDHGFIFRQPSWIDPLFDWMKRNNWIK
- a CDS encoding sialate O-acetylesterase, producing the protein MTRISRLNKFVMGWAMTGLLLLGLNAFAQDPNFHVYLCLGQSNMEGNARFEPQDTVGVDPRFQVLEAVDCPDLGRTKGNWYTAIPPLCRCRTGLTPADYFGRTLLTYLPANTRVGVVDVAVGGCKIELFDKDHYEAYAATVPGWMKNFIGEYGGNPYGRLVEMARLAQQDGVIKGILLHQGESNTNDSLWTKKVKKVYDNLLADLNLPPNSVPLLAGETVNADQGGICASMNKIIATLPQTIPTAHVISSAGCTDSADNLHFNAAGYRELGKQYANQMLTLLGYTIKADK
- a CDS encoding alpha-L-fucosidase → MNRRETIKQLALALPAIRFRNDLTRLFRNQTIISDEPITTGLFKPTWDSLAQYKTLDWFRDAKFGIWAHWGPQCQPEAGDWYARGMYQEGSRQYKYHLEKYGHPSKFGFKDVINEWKAEKWNPDELVGLYKKAGARYFFAMANHHDNFDNYDSKYQKNWNATKLGPKKDVIGGWVRAARANDLPFGVSVHASHTWSWLEPSQLTDKNNVAFDGNVTRQQGKGKWWDGLDPQELYAQQHPLSVGAEKPSSIHKQWEWGNGASVPSAAYCRKFLNRTLDLINHYNPDLLYFDDTVLPFHPINDIGLQIAAHFYNHNMKRHGGRLEAVLNGKVLDEAQRKCMVWDVERGHSNKIEPFVWQTDTCIGDWHYNRDVYDKDRYKTAKTVVHTLVDVVSKNGNLLLNIPVRGDGSIDEKERQVVAGITDWMQQYSDCIYDTRPWKIFGEGPALEGAAAPVAQGFNEGKDKPFTAEDVRFTTKKDRLYAILMGKPSGETVVIKSLATDSAYHPKAITNVSVAGSNQKLAFTRKADGLHVTIPDRLANDTALPLQIV
- a CDS encoding glycoside hydrolase 43 family protein, whose protein sequence is MLLWVGLLVGTSALAQKATNPIIFADVPDMAMIRVGKTYYMSSTTMHLSPGLPIMKSTDLVNWKLVSYAYDTLATVDAMNLTNGQSTYGRGSWASSLRFHNGTYYATTFAQTTGRTHIYATKNIEKGPWKAVSFKPSFHDHSLFFDDDGRVYMVYGAGKLRIVELNADVSGVKPGTERVLIENASEPSGTGRGLPAEGSQLLKVNGKYYLFNITWPQGGMRTVVIHRADQLAGPWEGRIGLQDLGVAQGGLIDTPDGRWFSYLFRDFGGVGRIPYLVPVTWKDGWPVLGVDGKVPQTLDLPASTGLIPGIVASDEFTRKKGDPTLPLVWQWNHNPDNALWSVSERKGFLRLKTGRTDTSFVTARNTLTQRTIGPQCTGSTRLDVSKLIDGDFAGLSLLQKQYGLVGVKQTGGTRAIVMVSAASGKAVEMQRVPLSVSVVYLKAECDFRDRKDTGRFFYSLDGKTWTAIGEPIKMPYTIPHFMGYRFGLFNYATQTPGGYADFDYFQISDKLTSSK